A section of the Parasteatoda tepidariorum isolate YZ-2023 chromosome 6, CAS_Ptep_4.0, whole genome shotgun sequence genome encodes:
- the LOC122272448 gene encoding ATP-dependent DNA helicase PIF6-like — translation MLLRNLDPPALCNGTRLIVKKLMPNVIEAMIITGQSTGNSVLIPRILIISSDNPFQFKRLQFPVRLSFAMSINKSQGQSLKVVGLDLQKPCFSHGQLYVGCSRVGDEKNLYLLAPNGKTKYCL, via the coding sequence atgcttttaagaaatttggaTCCACCTGCATTATGTAATGGAACAAGATTGATTGTGAAAAAATTGATGCCTAATGTTATTGAAGCTATGATTATAACAGGACAGTCAACAGGAAATAGTGTGCTTATTCCTCGCATCCTCATCATATCTTCAGACAATCCGTTTCAGTTTAAACGTCTTCAGTTTCCTGTTCGACTTAGTTTTGCGATGAGTATAAATAAATCTCAGGGACAATCTTTAAAAGTCGTTGGTCTTGACTTGCAGAAGCCTTGCTTTTCACATGGACAGCTTTATGTTGGCTGCTCAAGAGTTGGTGATGAAAAGAACTTATATTTATTGGCACcaaatggaaaaactaaatattgtttataa
- the LOC107438343 gene encoding ATP-dependent DNA helicase pif1-like: protein MTSYIDSNEPNLVQDQKEALEKILFAEFNDVGGIFFVDAPGGTGKTYLINLILAKVRQRNKIALTVASSGIAAALLSGGRTAHSVFKLPLNLSTVEHPTCNISRSSHKADVLRRCKLIVWDECTMSHKAALEALDITMQDLLKNNKCMGGVTLVLSGDFRQALPVIQRGTKADEIHACIKSSYIWANVQRLRLKTNMRVPLTGQVFAQEFANNLLRLGNGDISGDEEGLIDVENIGIHVATTDELKEMVFPNIHENYCNPQWLCERAIISPTNYIVNVINNKLLMKLPGALEIYKSIDAVMEID from the coding sequence ATGACATCATACATTGATTCGAATGAGCCAAATCTGGTTCAAGACCAGAAGGAAGCTTtggaaaaaatcttatttgctGAGTTTAATGACGTCGGTggaatattttttgtggatGCACCTGGTGGAACAGGAAAAACTTATCTCATAAATCTGATTTTAGCAAAAGTGAGACAAAGAAATAAGATTGCACTTACTGTTGCATCCTCTGGTATTGCTGCAGCTCTTTTGTCTGGTGGACGAACAGCTCATTCAGTGTTTAAATTACCTTTAAATTTATCAACCGTCGAGCATCCTACCTGCAATATTTCCAGAAGCTCACACAAAGCTGATGTTCTTAGAAGATGTAAACTAATAGTTTGGGATGAGTGCACTATGTCACATAAAGCTGCTTTAGAAGCCCTGGATATCACTATGCAagaccttttaaaaaacaacaagtgtatggGAGGTGTAACTTTAGTTTTATCTGGTGATTTTCGACAAGCACTTCCTGTAATACAACGTGGGACAAAGGCAGATGAAATACATGCATGTATAAAGTCATCTTACATTTGGGCAAATGTTCAAAGACTGCGGCTGAAAACAAATATGCGAGTTCCTTTAACAGGACAAGTCTTTGCACAGGAATTTGCCAACAATCTTCTAAGACTTGGAAATGGTGATATTAGTGGCGATGAAGAAGGGCTTATAGATGTGGAAAATATTGGAATTCATGTTGCCACAACCGACGAACTCAAAGAAATGGTTTTTCctaatattcatgaaaattactGCAACCCTCAATGGCTATGTGAAAGAGCTATCATTTCTCCAACAAATTATATTGTTAACGTGATaaataacaaacttttaatgaaattaccTGGTGCTCTGGAAATTTACAAGTCTATCGACGCTGTCATGGAAATAGATTAA
- the LOC139425739 gene encoding uncharacterized protein produces MAVFNIANGESVHDLVQHYEIGRYISSNEAVLCILGLPIHERHPTVVHLSVHLENGHLCQNDDFARTLLYNQLPKYYTWSASSKKWVRRKSGQIVSEDPGIKSSDALGRVYTIHPNNSECFHLRLLLHEVHGPTSFNDLKIFGKIKCETFKQACQVRGLLEDDSHWKSTLEEAVVVRSPEILRNLFVANMFYCKPSGIVEFTKRKYG; encoded by the exons ATGGCTGTATTTAACATTGCCAACGGCGAAAGTGTGCATGATCTAGTACAGCATTATGAAATAGGACGATACATCAGTAGCAACGAGGCAGTGTTGTGTATTTTGGGTTTACCTATACATGAAAGGCATCCAACAGTTGTTCATTTAAGTGTACACTTAGAGAATGGCCA ctTATGTCAAAACGATGATTTTGCTCGCACTTTGTTGTATAATCAGTTGCCGAAGTACTATACATGGTCTGCAAGCAGCAAAAAGTGGGTTCGGCGGAAATCTGGTCAGATAGTATCTGAAGACCCAGGAATTAAATCAAGTGATGCACTTGGTCGCGTCTACACTATTCATCCTAACAATTCCGAATGTTTTCATCTTCGACTACTGCTTCATGAGGTGCACGGACCTACATCTTTCAATGACTTaaagatttttggaaaaataaaatgcgaAACATTTAAGCAGGCTTGCCAGGTAAGAGGACTTCTTGAAGATGACTCGCATTGGAAAAGCACGTTAGAAGAAGCTGTTGTTGTTCGATCACCTGAAATACTGCgtaatttatttgttgcaaACATGTTCTATTGCAAACCCTCTGGAATTGTGGAATTTACAAAGAGAAAGTATGGCTGA
- the LOC107448554 gene encoding uncharacterized protein — MFAKIESERLRFVLLNQKKLRVKEYVHLKDALNRDGSVNDIGKMVILPSTFTGGLRYMHERTQDAMTYVRNYGKPDLFITFTCNPQWQEVTNEVMPRQRSHDRHDLLARVFHLKLKALMILINKRKVFVSVQCFMYTIEWQKRGLPHTHILIWLYEKIHVHSIDNVISAEIADPEINPVLHDVIKTQMIYGPCGILNQQSPCMKDGKCTKRYPRSFLKETQTGEDGYPLYRRQSPKDGGYTTVKKVRSSDIVIDNRWVY; from the coding sequence ATGTTCGCAAAAATTGAATCTGAGCGACTGAGGTTTGTACTCTTGAACCAGAAGAAATTACGTGTTAAAGAGTATGTTCATCTCAAGGATGCCCTAAACAGAGACGGGAGTGTTAATGATATTGgtaaaatggtaattttacctTCTACATTTACTGGTGGTCTACGCTACATGCATGAACGAACTCAAGATGCGATGACATATGTTAGAAATTACGGGAAGCCTGatttgtttattacatttaccTGTAATCCACAGTGGCAGGAGGTTACCAATGAAGTAATGCCTAGGCAGAGAAGTCACGATCGACATGATTTGCTAGCAAGAGTTTTCCATCTTAAACTAAAAGCTCTTATGATTCTCAtcaacaaaagaaaagtatttgtcTCTGTTCAATGTTTTATGTACACAATAGAGTGGCAAAAACGTGGTCTTCCACAtactcatattttaatttggcTGTATGAAAAAATCCATGTTCATAGCATAGATAATGTAATAAGTGCAGAAATAGCAGATCCAGAAATTAATCCAGTTTTGCATGATGTTATTAAGACACAAATGATATATGGCCCTTGTGGGATCCTGAATCAACAGTCTCCTTGCATGAAAGATGGAAAATGTACAAAGAGGTACCCTCGaagttttttgaaagaaacacAAACAGGGGAAGATGGATATCCCCTGTATCGTCGACAGAGTCCAAAGGATGGCGGTTATACGACAGTTAAAAAAGTACGGAGTTCTGATATTGTTATTGATAATAGATGGGTATACTAA